From one Trifolium pratense cultivar HEN17-A07 linkage group LG1, ARS_RC_1.1, whole genome shotgun sequence genomic stretch:
- the LOC123918523 gene encoding purple acid phosphatase-like gives MGVFRGLSFPTSFLLLLALVVLNLVCLCNGGTTSTFVRKVEKGINMSLDSDVFAVPSGYNAPQQVHITQGDLVGKSVIVSWVTEDEPGSNTVHYWSAENSSKQKKKLAKGKIVTYKFFNYSSGFIHHTTINNLEYNTKYYYEVGLGNTTRKFWFITPPEIGPDVPYTFGLIGDLGQSYDSNTTLSHYELNPRKGQTVLFVGDLSYADNFPNHDNVRWDTWGRFVERSTAYQPWIWTVGNHEIDFAPEINETKPFKPYSHRYHTPYKSSQSTSPFWYSIKRASAHIIVLSSYSAYGKYTPQYKWLEQELPKVNRTETPWLSVLMHSPWYNSNNHHYMEGETMRVMYEPWFVMYKVDVVFAGHVHAYERTERVSNIAYNVVNGICTPIKDQSAPVYITIGDGGNLGGIETNMTEPQPEYSAFREASFGHAIFDIKNRTHAHYSWHRNQDGYSVEADSHWFLNRFWNQVDDSTAHV, from the coding sequence ATGGGTGTTTTTAGAGGATTATCATTTCCTACTAGTTTTTTATTACTACTAGCTTTGGTGGTTTTGAATTTAGTGTGTCTGTGTAATGGAGGAACAACTAGTACTTTTGTTAGGAAAGTTGAGAAGGGCATTAATATGTCACTTGATAGTGATGTGTTTGCTGTTCCTTCTGGTTATAATGCTCCCCAACAGGTTCATATAACACAAGGTGATCTTGTGGGGAAATCAGTGATCGTATCGTGGGTGACTGAGGATGAACCAGGGTCGAACACAGTGCATTACTGGAGTGCCGAGAACAGCAGCAAACAGAAGAAGAAGTTAGCTAAAGGGAAAATTGTTACATATAAATTCTTCAATTACTCATCTGGTTTTATTCATCACACTACTATAAACAATTTGGAGTACAACACCAAATATTATTATGAGGTTGGACTTGGGAACACAACAAGGAAGTTTTGGTTTATAACTCCTCCCGAAATTGGTCCTGATGTGCCATACACATTTGGTCTCATAGGTGATCTTGGTCAGAGCTATGATTCAAACACAACACTTTCTCACTATGAATTGAACCCGAGAAAGGGACAAACAGTTTTGTTTGTTGGAGATCTCTCTTATGCGGATAACTTCCCGAATCATGACAATGTTCGGTGGGATACTTGGGGAAGGTTTGTAGAAAGGAGCACGGCTTATCAGCCGTGGATATGGACTGTAGGAAACCATGAAATTGATTTCGCACCAGAAATCAACGAAACCAAACCATTTAAACCTTATTCGCACCGATACCATACTCCTTATAAGTCATCACAAAGTACTTCACCCTTTTGGTATTCTATTAAAAGAGCTTCAGCACACATCATTGTCTTGTCATCATATTCAGCTTATGGAAAATATACACCACAGTACAAATGGCTTGAACAGGAGCTACCAAAAGTTAACCGGACAGAAACTCCGTGGTTGAGTGTTCTAATGCATTCACCTTGGTATAATAGTAACAATCATCATTACATGGAAGGGGAAACAATGAGAGTAATGTATGAGCCATGGTTTGTTATGTACAAGGTTGATGTTGTGTTTGCTGGTCATGTACATGCCTATGAAAGAACCGAACGTGTGTCGAATATTGCATATAATGTTGTAAATGGTATTTGTACTCCTATAAAAGATCAATCAGCTCCTGTATACATAACAATTGGAGATGGCGGGAACCTCGGAGGCATAGAAACcaacatgacagaaccacagCCAGAGTACTCAGCATTCAGAGAAGCTAGCTTTGGACATGCCATTTTTGACATAAAGAATAGAACACATGCTCATTATAGTTGGCATAGAAATCAAGATGGTTATTCTGTTGAGGCTGATTCTCATTGGTTTCTCAACAGATTTTGGAACCAAGTTGATGATTCCACAGCACATGTTTGA